From Pandoraea norimbergensis, the proteins below share one genomic window:
- a CDS encoding sulfate/molybdate ABC transporter ATP-binding protein: MSIQVQQVSKRFGDFAALDDVSLEFPTGELVALLGPSGCGKTTLLRIVAGLEFADAGRVVLNGEDVASVGTRERQVGFVFQHYALFRHMTVFENVAFGLRVKSRRDRPSDAQIRTKVHELLGLVQLDWLADHYPAELSGGQRQRIALARALAVEPKVLLLDEPFGALDAKVRKELRSWLRRLHDELHITTIFVTHDQEEALEVADRIVLMNRGKVEQIGAPQDVYDTPESAFVYEFLGAANRLSGQLQTHDFIADAGAYRVTVAKDDLPALPQDGRAIAYVRPHELALLPAHDGGPGIDVSVRRAIPLGGTVRVELAAPGDAVWEAELTRSGWQALGATAGEPLRAVPRQLRVFSAQA, from the coding sequence CGAATTTCCCACGGGCGAGCTGGTGGCGTTGCTCGGGCCGTCCGGTTGCGGCAAGACCACGCTGCTGCGCATCGTGGCCGGTCTTGAATTTGCCGATGCCGGGCGCGTCGTGCTCAACGGCGAAGACGTGGCGAGCGTGGGCACCCGCGAGCGTCAGGTCGGTTTCGTGTTCCAGCATTACGCGCTGTTCCGTCATATGACGGTGTTCGAGAACGTGGCGTTCGGCCTGCGCGTGAAGTCGCGCCGCGATCGCCCCTCGGATGCGCAGATTCGCACCAAGGTGCATGAGCTGCTCGGTCTCGTACAACTCGACTGGCTGGCCGATCACTACCCGGCAGAACTCTCCGGCGGGCAGCGTCAGCGTATCGCGCTGGCCCGTGCGCTGGCAGTCGAGCCGAAGGTGCTGTTGCTCGACGAGCCGTTCGGTGCGCTCGACGCCAAGGTGCGCAAGGAACTGCGCAGCTGGTTGCGCCGCCTGCACGATGAGCTGCACATCACGACGATTTTCGTGACGCACGATCAGGAAGAAGCCCTGGAAGTGGCCGACCGCATCGTGTTGATGAACCGCGGCAAGGTCGAGCAGATCGGCGCGCCGCAAGACGTGTACGACACGCCGGAAAGCGCCTTCGTCTACGAATTCCTCGGCGCGGCAAACCGCCTGTCGGGGCAGTTGCAGACGCATGATTTCATTGCGGATGCCGGCGCGTACCGCGTGACGGTGGCCAAGGACGATCTGCCGGCACTGCCGCAGGACGGCCGTGCCATTGCTTACGTGCGCCCGCACGAACTCGCATTGCTGCCGGCACACGATGGCGGGCCGGGCATCGACGTGTCGGTGCGCCGTGCGATCCCGCTGGGTGGCACCGTGCGCGTGGAACTGGCCGCGCCGGGCGATGCCGTCTGGGAAGCCGAACTCACGCGCTCGGGCTGGCAGGCGTTGGGTGCGACGGCGGGCGAACCGCTGCGCGCCGTGCCGCGTCAGTTGCGCGTGTTCTCGGCGCAG